The Lytechinus pictus isolate F3 Inbred chromosome 5, Lp3.0, whole genome shotgun sequence DNA segment caaggcatgagagGCTGCACTTTCAGACCCTTAAcacgagtgaagggtttgcacagcagacaaGGTGCCGATTGTTTTTCGTGGttgtaggggaggggggggggggggtgactgacAGAATTATCAATCTGAGGGAGTTAATTGTCTGCTTGAAGATATAAACGCTTTTTatttcggggagggggggggggctgacctagggagcgtttcatgaaggacttgtcggacgttttatccgacaagtcctgttttattctCTCacccaatcagaatcaaggaaagttgtcagatctggggtccgttgcagaaagagttgcgtttaaacgcaagtcaaaaaatcaatcgcaagtcccaaatgcacgctgttgattggttgaaaatcaagttgcgcatgatatttagagttgcgattgattgcaactctttctgcaacgggccgaTGACAACTTGTCTGAAAAACATGTTGATAAGACGCTTTCCCTGAAGACTGAGGTTTTGAAGTACACGTCTAATTTGtttttacattgttttattCGTAAGAACTAtgcaaactgattttttttttatagttacgCTGACTTGAAAATGGTTAAGAGTAAATTATAAAGAGACTTGCCTGTTCACATGGTTATTTCCCTATACATTGCgtataaaaaaatcacacttagacataatcctgtaaaattatatgtttgtaatatcctgaagctttTTCCACATTTATACATTAGTACAGATctctttaagcaaatgacgatataactgtcgaaaaatctttccgcttgaatgagcaccacttacttttgaaaagtgcgtgaaaaatgatttgcgcagaacttggaaatagtaatagttatatgaataaaagtagacgttaatgatgaagaacacgtggactTTAGCTAGGAAGATTGCTTTCAAGATATCTTTCACCTCTTTAATTTGTTTCCTTGCCCGAAACACTTCATAGAGCGCCATTTCGCCCCACACACCGAGACACTCTTGATGATATCTGCTTTACACGGAGCTGTGattcacatgaaatggcttaggcttgattttctaTCTGTTAATTATTGTtcagcttgggaaaagtgtggagaaacaagtattaaatgaaatatgaaaagtaaacccactttaaatgataaaaacttaatgAAATACTGCAACTGTTGTTTacatttagttatgtcctcagatccagctggcacgaAAATGTGCATACTTAGGgttcaaatattaattttgggtGGCAAAGTTCAAAatgatctgttttatttcaattggctTAATATGCAAAAGAAATGTACCGCACGGAGCATTTCTGCGTTAACCTATtcctgcgagctttacaaaatgGACAATGCTCTGGAACTGCCCGCGCACAGATCCCCGGGGGATGTCCAGgtaagcggggggggggggggggggacacggtGTAAATATGTGTGTGGCTCAGGGGCGGCGGATTTATCTTCAGTGGCGTAGTGGTGCAAAATTTTGTGGGGCTAGATATATCGTATCACGAAAATTTATAAGACGTGGTGAGCGAGCAaagtgagcgagcaaaatttttgacatttttataaaaaaaatccaattttgtgatagattttgacaactaaatattcagaaaataatataatatttttctctttccttttctctttttcttcttgttcgTGACAAAattggggagggggcaaaatCCCCAAGCCCCCTATCTATCTGTACGCCTCTGcttatctaccccactcacatCAGTCACATGACTCGTGAAGCTTAATGCACGTATGATTATCCTTACAATTTTGTAGTAACATAAATCAacgagaatattgttttctcgTTTCAAAGGGCCACTCGTTAACACGTATAATGGGTCCTTCTCGGGTAAAAGGGGCGCAGAACACGCTCGTGAGGGGCGCTTTTCTTggtaaaaggggcactgattagAGAAatggcacttacaagaaggcaaaggggcacttgctcacacataaaatgggtcctcctcaggtgaaaggggcacagtacacgttcgtgtgGGACACTTTTCTTGCGTAAAAGGGcactttttcagtgcttcaagaagtgggggggggggcactgtgcccccgGCCCCCCTCCCAGGATCACCGCCCCTGGTGTGGTcgaattaaaaataaacaacttCACTTGTCATTCCGTCATCGAATGAGAATTTCACCCTCTCATGTCACATTAACTCACTCAAGTTTTACACGGCAgctacttttcatgattaacaaCCGGGACAATACAGAGTCGGAGGCTCGTTCACGCATTGTAATCAGCCATTTTTGTAATAATTGGAATGGTTTATTGTACGATATGTTTGTTACACTGAATATTGGTAGATGGTTTATACGACATCCGCATTATCTACTTTCCTTTTGTCTTATCGCACACGGtctaattataattttatctaCAACCAATTTTTCTACTAAAGATTTAGTATAATTGTCatttaatacatgtatcatgttgttttatttcttgtaaCGCTATTTTGTGTTTTTCCACTCGGTCTATAACTCTAACACCACTTACATAATTTAGTATTCATTGTTAGGTGAACTGAATATGAATCAAGATCTTTGCTTGTCaaagaagaatataaaaagaagtggaaattagaccgaCCTTGTATTAGCCTATGATAATTAAACTAATAGGGTATTATCTCGATGcgatgagagagagggggagagagagagggagagagagagagagagggaggggggagagagtgagggggagagagagcCAGATAaaactttaaaggtcaagtccactcccaaaaaattgtaattttaatgaatagagaaaaatcaaactagcataacactgaaaacttcatcaaaatcttatgttaaataagaaagttatgatattttaaagtttcgcttatttttcacaaaacagtgatatgcacaactcagtgacatgcaaatgagacagtcgatgatgtccatcactcactatttcttttttgttgttgactgtttgaattatacaatatttcactttttacagatttgacaataaggaccaaattccacatgttcaggggaaTTAATCCTTGTATTGCTTGACAATGAGGagcaaattagaatatttcatatttaagataataaaatacaaaagaaatagtgagtggatgacgtcatcagtcttctcatttgcatactgaccaggatgtggatataactgttttgtgaaattaagcgaaactttaaaatgttataactttcttatctttcatccgattttgatgaaattttcagtgtaatacttgttaattttttctctatttattcaaataaaaaatcaacattttgttggggtggacttgtcctttaagtagaaaattacagaaaattaagATTTAAAGATGGTCGTAACTTTTATATCTCCGTGTGTCGTACAGGACGTTGACCAAAATGTCCAGcggaaaataatatattatgaCCGTATAATCGGTTACTTTTTCATATCGTATTTTCTTGTCAATGATTGATTTGAGTTTGGCTGGTACATTGAATCTACGGTAAAATTCCACGTgtaaaattgtgaaaatcataAAAGCATAAAGCTTAAACTTATATTGGAACCTTTTGGAAACACAGTAAATTAATTTCACCTATGGGGCTCATCGAAataaaattttaagttttgaattTGTGTATCTTCTAACACTTCAGGCAAGTAGCACGTGGCAACAGACTAATTTTCACATCTTTTCTTATCGTAGCTGGTGTATTCTGGGTTATATTCATTTGCCGCGAAGCAGAGTGATGCTGTCTTGTCGCAGTCACACAATGCTTGCTGACATCCGTCATTGGCATCAGAATCTGAGAATAtgacataaaaatgaaataagttaatCGGCCAAGTTTTAGATTCCACAGCTGTTATGTCCGGATTATTGACCATGCAACCAACATAGTCTAagtcagtataaaaaaaaaccgtcCCACTGTATGAAGTGAATGGAGTGTTAAAATAAGCCGATACGTTTAACCCCCATTCTTAGAGACTTGATATTCACAGacagagtttgaattaaatcCGAGTTCGGAATACGGGCCCTTGATTGTTTTAAACTATATATTCTGACTCACAAAGCCGTTTTTATACTTACTGGTATCATTCATAGTAAAGTGCAATATCTACAAGATAATGATTGTAAACTAAAGGAACGGGACTGATTTActcattttcatttgtaatctttaaaaaaaataagtaaagcGGTAATTGgtttcgattaaaaaaaaataatttcattcatttccgtGTTTCACAACTTTAGATGTTTATACCATCTATACCCTATcatgatatcaaatatttatctctaccggaccaaaaatgaatatttaacaaaataagtATCCTTCTTTTAACTGCAACTCCCCCCAAAAGATTAAAAGTTGACAGGAACTTACTGCATGAAATATTGAGTGCTTTTTCAGTAGCGTCATTGAACCAACTCCAAGCAGCTCTACATTCGAAAGAGTAAGATATGGCAGACAGATCGGTTTCACTGGAGCAAGAACCCCCACTTTCGTCTTTCAAACTACTGTAGCAACTGCCATGTTCCTGGCAGCATCTGCGAAACAGGACGAAGTAAAACTGAATTAGTTATCTGAACATGTACATATcaccaaaatatatatttttttatttatctcaaCTTTCTGTACACtcttagaaaaataaaacacttttCTGTCCCTCATTCGGAACCTTGTAAGGTTCTTCAAATTACAAGAAAATGGTTCCTTTGAAGCGTTTTGTTTCTACAGGTTCTTCCTATTATGGGGTTCTTGATTGTGTAAAAAAACATAGGCAAAAATGACCGGGCTCTTTACACCACCATGCAGATATCAAATTTGGTTGCataaagaaatttgaaggaTTTCTGGTAGAACGTAAATGGttcgaaaaaaaatatccccTTCTGCTTCTCAGAAGAACTTTAAAAGGTTCcaaatacgggggggggggaagggttCTAATAAGTTCCTTTATTTATATGAGTGCAAAATACTACAACGAAATTGATAATAGGCCTTCTCTCTAAACTTAATTCACAGAAGGCTACTCGATGAGTTATTATGCGGAGATGCACGTAAATGACAAAGGCGTTGTActtcaaaacataaaaaaccttgaaataaaaaatgaaatcggTACTTAGGCTCATGAGTAAGGCCTTTCTTGTATTTTGGATAGTGACGTCAAAGGTTGGTCTCAGATGTAAGTGATGATATTTTCTTGATGTATTGGTATCAATAATGCCTGTAACAGTTTTATTCTTCGTTATTATTCGCCAGTCATCACTGTAGGCTATTATTAGTCTACGACATTACACCGGATTTCGGCCATTTCAGTCAAATTGTCGCCATCTTCATCGACATCATTTGGACATGTACCGGATCCGCCAAATCGATCAGGAACGTCcttttgatttaaaaatcacCTTTTGTCCAGatatttttactttcttttcccCATTCCATATTGAATCTTTTCCAATTCCGCACCGGATTTCTTAGCtcattaaatcaaatttaaaatttgaataatttgaagGTCGATGCAATCGGCACCTAGCCCcattcacaaaacaaataatctggtgtgattttttttttctgagggaAATTATGGAAGTTCCTAGCAATTAGAAAATATTCAAAGACATTTACAGTGCAACCAACATAAGCGATCTctgcaaacaaaaataaagttgatTATATTGATGCAGAGTGTTGCATACATCCCCTATGATATTATTTaagtatgcaaaaaaaaatctgtagttttggaaaaaagttgaaaatatattttgaacttgCTTAGCTCCATCACCCTACTAATGACTCcagattttgttattttgttttcattttttttcatgggaaCTAATCGTTTATCGTAAGATCCTAAATTACAATATATGAAGGTTCTCGAGGGGTCTGTCATGCACGCCAATTTCATATGTGATCATAATAATCCTTACATTACTGACTTAAATGACTTAATtcctcattttacatccgattatgatgaaattttcagcgcgatgcttatttgatttttatccattgattcaaatcatttttctgGAGGTGGGCCTCCAAGACATTTCATGTTTCGTATCTCCATACATTAAATTGTTTACGATGTaagtaaatacaaaaatagagACCGACGAAAAGAATGTATTGACACTCACTTATCCATGTCATCCACAGGTAGACCAGAACCTCCAGAGCGACAAAAACAACCGTATCCTCCGTATCTAAGACTTAATGCATTGCCACAAGATGGCAGGATGTTATAAACTTGTAGAGaatcttcatcatgttcatcaacCTCTTTATGCACTGAAGTACCTGCAgtggtacaaaaataaaatgatttcgaCAAAATGATACAGTTACAGCTGCAATAGTTAGGATTTCCTGAACTGCGACGCTTGATGTGGCAGGTGCAGAAAGATTTCCATTCTTATTTAGTCTTAAAACATTTTCGTTCTTACCTGATGCAAACAATGCGAGCATCGTTACGACAAATATACAAAGGTACATGGCGATAGTTTCGTGTCTTCTTGTAAGATAGAACTAAGGTGCTTTCATAGATTTCATTGACTTCAATAAAAGAAGAGTTAAATCACAAAGTCAGATACCTTCATGCTTTATCTTGATGTGGCTCTGACTATACCAGTGAAATTGTGAAATGTATGCATAAGAGAGAGATTGAACAgatggtgaaatatgaaaacagTAAACAGGTTATTGTGGTTTAGAGTCTGTCAGTGCCAAAACATATCGAGAatgacaaataataataataaaaaaataggaaaagtACAGTTTTTAatcgaaaatgaaaaatatgaaataggtTTGTTAGTTTTTTATCCTCCAAACGGCCTTGAATTTCGTGAACATTTCATAACACGCTTAATGACAAAAACAGTGATTATCAAGGTATTTGGGATAGCAGCTGTATTTTAAATGAAGAAAGATTGGAAGAAAATGAAGTGTACTGTAACCGGTTTCTCTTATTCTTTAAATCGTGAAATATGATCcgcaacaaataaaaaaattacaatcttGCGACGTTGCGTCATATGCACTTATTAGATGCGTTGCGTAGCGACGCAATCATTAAGTCAATGATTAATGTTGCATCACCATGGACCAATTCAATCTACACGCTAAGAAAAAAGGGTTCAAATTTTAATCCTAGGGGTTGGTACAATAGCAGCACTCCAAGGGGATCTATTTGTGCAATTAGCTATATTGAGCACCCTATAGGGTACAGAAATGAACCATGTAGTAAGGGCTCAAATTGAAACCTTTTTTAATGTCAAGTATTATGCACCTCaaaaggttcaaatttgaatctTTTAGGGAGCAAACGAGCATTTATtgatgtaaataaaaataaaaaggtgcATTTTTGCACCTTTTTCTACTTAGGGTGTTAGATTACACCCCAAACGGTTGGTACAAATGTTCATTTAGGGTTCCAAAGTTTCTTAGTGGGTATATTctctcattattatttactttcaTTAAATAGTTGATCCACTTTTATTACAGTGTGTACACTCTGAAAACACTtagtaaaaatttacccaatgttgggtaaaaagggaacatgtatgtttgctggataacccccccccccatattgggtaaaatgcatattttaagggtaaatttcattgcatgttcccattttactcaatattgggtaaaattttttagagtgtaatgaCTAACAATtcggaaaaataaaataatggagTCATTATTAGGAAGATCCAAACTaaagatatatgaaaatatcttcacgAAAAACCCACGTTTCAAAcgtaaataataaatatatatatgtcttttttgggagggggtggggtggcaCTTAACGTATTAAAGAAATCATTTAGAGCAACATAAGCTGCTACGCACAGCGTTGTACTTATCAGTGGTTTGACTTTAGTGACATACCTGATATTACTTACCACAAAGCTTTGAAAAGACACGATTTATATCCTGTATACAGGATCTATATAAATGGGGACTTTGATTTCGTTTATTCCACACATTGACTATATCAATAGAAATTAATTTTGATCAAACACATCGATATTTtctcaaatatttatttttcactctGA contains these protein-coding regions:
- the LOC135154221 gene encoding basic phospholipase A2 homolog 1-like, producing MYLCIFVVTMLALFASGTSVHKEVDEHDEDSLQVYNILPSCGNALSLRYGGYGCFCRSGGSGLPVDDMDKCCQEHGSCYSSLKDESGGSCSSETDLSAISYSFECRAAWSWFNDATEKALNISCNSDANDGCQQALCDCDKTASLCFAANEYNPEYTSYDKKRCEN